Genomic window (Escherichia fergusonii ATCC 35469):
TGAATTATTTTTTCTCGGACAGATATTTCACAGTATCAGCATACTGCTGAACAAAAACATCCATATTGCTGGTATCCATACCCTGCGGATTCAGCTGATATTTACCGTTAACAAACATCGCCGGAACGCCACGCAATTGCACGTCGGCTGCGGCTTTTTCCTGCTGAGCCACCAGAGATTTCACCACGAAGCTGTTCCAGGCCGCGTCGTACTCTTCACCTTTAATACCTGCGTTGATAAATACATCGCGGATATCAGATGCAGAACGAATGGTCTGGGTTTTCTGTACGCCTTCAAACAGCGGAACAGTCACTTTGTCTTCCACGCCCAGCGCCATCGCCACTGCCCATGCCTGAGTCAGTTCTTTGCCCAGATCCCCACCCATGAAGTTGACGTGGTATTTAGTCATTTTCACGCCTTCCGGCAGTTTTTTCTTCACGTTCTCAGAAATATGCAGAACTTCTTCAAACTGATAGCAGTGCGGGCAGAAGAAAGAGAAAAACTCCAGCACTTGCGGCGCGCCAGCAACCGGTTTTTCCAGGGTGGTGTACTGTTTACCATCTTCATACTGCGCCGCCGATGCGCTAAACGCTAAAACTAAACCAGCCAGCGCCAGCCAAATCTTTTTCATGATCTACTCTCTCCGATTAATACATAGGTGTTAATTGCAAAGGGGGTTCTTGTAGAACTTTTGCCTGTTCTATAAAAGTCGCCGTCTGTCGCAGCCAGTAATCTTCCCCGGTTAACCACGGGAAATTTTTCGGGAACGCGGGATCAGCCCAACGCCGCATTAGCCAGGCAAGATAATAAACCAAACGCATGGCGCGTAAAGGTTCAATCAGTCCGATTTCAGCGATATCGAACTCGCTAAATTCTTCATAAGCCTCAATAATAGTTTCCAGTTGCATCCGCTGCTCAGCTTTATCGCCATTGAGCAACATCCACAAATCCTGAATAGCCGGACCATTACGTGCATCATCCAGATCAACGAACATTGGACCATCGCGCCAGAGAATATTCCCGGCGTGGCAGTCTCCATGTAGCCGCAGAACGGTGAAATCTTCCCGCCAGTGTGCTGTAACGGCGGCGATCAGCTCATCTGTCGCTTTCAGGAATGCCGCTTTTAACCCGGAAGGTATCAATGTAGCGTCCTCAAACAGCTTGCGTGGCTCAATGAGGTATTCATTCAGACCGATGGTCGGGCGATGGATAAAAAGCTGTTTACGCCCCGTCTGGTGCATACGCCCTAAATAACGCCCAACCGCTTCCATCTGATCGATATTATCAGCTTCGAACTGGCGACCACCGACGCTTGGAAAAACAGCGAAATAAAATCCCAGATGATTCAATAAAGTCTGACCATTAAAGGCCACAGGTGCTGCGACCGGAACTTCATCGTTAACCAGCTGCAACGCAAATTGATGTTCTTCGAGGATTTGATCGGCTGTCCAACGTTCAGGGCGATAAAATTTGACGACAAAACGTCGACGCTCTTCGTCCTGAAATTGATAGACACGGTTTTCATAGCTGTTAAGCGGGGTAAGACCGGAATCCACCCGGATCCCATGCTCAAACAGAGCGTCCATGATGGTATCCGGGTGTAGTGTCTGGAAAGTAAAAGCGCTGTTGTTCATCCCATCATCCGGAAAACATTACGAATGATGAAGGATATCATTTCACGATGATTTTGGTTGCGCCGCTTACAAGCTTTTACTCTTTAATTACGCCACGTGCGCGTAATAGCGCCGTTTTGAAATCTTCTTCATAATCTTTCTGCAAACCCGGGATCACCGCATCTTTCGCGGAATCACGCATTTTCAGGTGATAGATCAGAATGTCATCCGTCAAATCCGCCAGTTCGCCGTCAAAACCTGACTCTTTCGCCAGTTTCTGCAAAAATTGCAGCAGGTTAAGGTCTGGTTCTTTTTGCCAGGCTGGCTGGAGGAGTTCAATAACTTCATTCAGACGTTTACATTTCATAGTGATGCTCCTTACTCTTGAGACAGACACGTTAGCAGGGTCAATCCCACAATAAAAGAGGCGATATCGGTCAATCTGATGACGACGATAACAGGCGTTGTGCTGGCGGGCGGTAAAGCCAGACGAATGGGCGGCGTAGATAAAGGATTGCTTGAATTAAACGGCAAACCATTATGGCAACATGTCGCTGACGCGCTTATGACGCAGCTCTCTCACGTCGTGGTTAATGCTAATCGTCATCAGGAAATCTATCAGGCAAGCGGTCTGAAAGTGATTGAAGATTCACTGGCGGATTACCCAGGCCCTCTGGCAGGAATGCTTTCAGTAATGCAGCAGGAACCTGGTGAGTGGTTTTTGTTTTGCCCGTGCGATACGCCTTACATTCCCCCTGATTTAGCCGCCCGGCTTAATCATCAGCGCAAAGATGCGCCTGTCGTGTGGGTCCATGACGGTGAACGTGATCACCCGACTATTGCTCTGGTAAACCGCGCTATTGAGCCTTTATTACTAGAATATCTGCAAGCAGGAGAACGCCGGGTAATGGCATTTATGCGTCTGGCTGGCGGCCATGCGGTTGATTTCAGCGATCATAAAGATGCATTTGTTAACGTGAATACGCCAGAGGAGCTTGCCCGATGGCAGGAAAAACGATGATACCGTTACTCGCCTTTGCCGCGTGGAGCGGCACTGGAAAAACTACGCTGCTGAAAAAACTGATCCCGGCATTATGCGCCAGAGGGATCCGTCCAGGGCTGATTAAGCATACGCACCATGATATGGATGTTGATAAACCGGGCAAAGATAGCTATGAGCTGCGCAAGGCTGGCGCGGCACAAACCATCGTTGCCAGCCAGCAGCGATGGGCCTTGATGACGGAAACACCAGACGAAGAAGAGCTGGATCTACATTTTCTCGCAAGTCGAATGGATACCTCAAAGCTGGATTTGATTCTGGTCGAAGGGTTTAAGCATGAAGAGATCGCAAAGATTGTGCTGTTTCGCGATGGAGCCGGACATCGACCGGAAGAATTAGTGATAGACAGACATGTTATTGCTGTAGCCAGTGATGTGCCGCTTAATCTTGATGTCGCGTTACTGGATATTAATGATGTTGAGGGGCTGGCTGATTTTGTGGTGGAGTGGATGCAAAATCAGGACGGATAAGCAAGAGTAGGCTGGATAAAACGCGCCATGCGTTGCACCCGGCATTATTTTCTGCACCAATGCAAAAAGGCCATCCGTCAGGATGGCCTTCTGCTTGATTTGATGCCTGGCAGTTCCCTACTCTCGCATGGGGAGACCCCACACTACCATCGGCGCTACGGCGTTTCACTTCTGAGTTCGGCATGGGGTCAGGTGGGACCACCGCGCTAAGGCCGCCAGGCAAATTCTGTTTATCAACACGTCCCGTTCTGACCTGTCGATTTAATCTGTATCAAGCTTACTTGTCGATGTCTCTTCCGCCAAAACACCTTCGGCGTTGTAAGGTTAAGCCTCACGGTTCATTAGTACCGGTTAGCTCAACGCATCGCTGCGCTTACACACCCGGCCTATCAACGTCGTCGTCTTCAACGTTCCTTCAGGACCCTTAAAGGGTCAGGGAGAACTCATCTCGGGGCAAGTTTCGTGCTTAGATGCTTTCAGCACTTATCTCTTCCGCATTTAGCTACCGGGCAGTGCCATTGGCATGACAACCCGAACACCAGTGATGCGTCCACTCCGGTCCTCTCGTACTAGGAGCAGCCCCCCTCAGTTCTCCAGCGCCCACGGCAGATAGGGACCGAACTGTCTCACGACGTTCTAAACCCAGCTCGCGTACCACTTTAAATGGCGAACAGCCATACCCTTGGGACCTACTTCAGCCCCAGGATGTGATGAGCCGACATCGAGGTGCCAAACACCGCCGTCGATATGAACTCTTGGGCGGTATCAGCCTGTTATCCCCGGAGTACCTTTTATCCGTTGAGCGATGGCCCTTCCATTCAGAACCACCGGATCACTATGACCTGCTTTCGCACCTGCTCGCGCCGTCACGCTCGCAGTCAAGCTGGCTTATGCCATTGCACTAACCTCCTGATGTCCGACCAGGATTAGCCAACCTTCGTGCTCCTCCGTTACTCTTTAGGAGGAGACCGCCCCAGTCAAACTACCCACCAGACACTGTCCGCAACCCCGATAAGGGGCCAACGTTAGAACATCAAACATTAAAGGGTGGTATTTCAAGGTCGGCTCCATGCAGACTGGCGTCCACACTTCAAAGCCTCCCACCTATCCTACACATCAAGGCTCAATGTTCAGTGTCAAGCTATAGTAAAGGTTCACGGGGTCTTTCCGTCTTGCCGCGGGTACACTGCATCTTCACAGCGAGTTCAATTTCACTGAGTCTCGGGTGGAGACAGCCTGGCCATCATTACGCCATTCGTGCAGGTCGGAACTTACCCGACAAGGAATTTCGCTACCTTAGGACCGTTATAGTTACGGCCGCCGTTTACCGGGGCTTCGATCAAGAGCTTCGCGTTACCGCTAACCCCATCAATTAACCTTCCGGCACCGGGCAGGCGTCACACCGTATACGTCCACTTTCGTGTTTGCACAGTGCTGTGTTTTTAATAAACAGTTGCAGCCAGCTGGTATCTTCGACTGATTTCAGCTCCACGAGCAAGTCGCTTCACCTACATATCAGCGTGCCTTCTCCCGAAGTTACGGCACCATTTTGCCTAGTTCCTTCACCCGAGTTCTCTCAAGCGCCTTGGTATTCTCTACCTGACCACCTGTGTCGGTTTGGGGTACGATTTGTTGTTACCTGATGCTTAGAGGCTTTTCCTGGAAGCAGGGCATTTGTTGCTTCAGCACCGTAGTGCCTCGTCATCACGCCTCAGCCTTGATTTTCCGGATTTGCCTGGAAAACCAGCCTACACGCTTAAACCGGGACAACCGTCGCCCGGCCAACATAGCCTTCTCCGTCCCCCCTTCGCAGTAACACCAAGTACAGGAATATTAACCTGTTTCCCATCGACTACGCCTTTCGGCCTCGCCTTAGGGGTCGACTCACCCTGCCCCGATTAACGTTGGACAGGAACCCTTGGTCTTCCGGCGAGCGGGCTTTTCACCCGCTTTATCGTTACTTATGTCAGCATTCGCACTTCTGATACCTCCAGCATGCCTCACAGCACACCTTCACAGGCTTACAGAACGCTCCCCTACCCAACAACACTTAGTGTCGCTGCCGCAGCTTCGGTGCATGGTTTAGCCCCGTTACATCTTCCGCGCAGGCCGACTCGACCAGTGAGCTATTACGCTTTCTTTAAATGATGGCTGCTTCTAAGCCAACATCCTGGCTGTCTGGGCCTTCCCACATCGTTTCCCACTTAACCATGACTTTGGGACCTTAGCTGGCGGTCTGGGTTGTTTCCCTCTTCACGACGGACGTTAGCACCCGCCGTGTGTCTCCCGTGATAACATTCTCCGGTATTCGCAGTTTGCATCGGGTTGGTAAGTCGGGATGACCCCCTTGCCGAAACAGTGCTCTACCCCCGGAGATGAATTCACGAGGCGCTACCTAAATAGCTTTCGGGGAGAACCAGCTATCTCCCGGTTTGATTGGCCTTTCACCCCCAGCCACAAGTCATCCGCTAATTTTTCAACATTAGTCGGTTCGGTCCTCCAGTTAGTGTTACCCAACCTTCAACCTGCCCATGGCTAGATCACCGGGTTTCGGGTCTATACCCTGCAACTTAACGCCCAGTTAAGACTCGGTTTCCCTTCGGCTCCCCTATTCGGTTAACCTTGCTACAGAATATAAGTCGCTGACCCATTATACAAAAGGTACGCAGTCACCCCATAAAGAGGCTCCCACTGCTTGTACGTACACGGTTTCAGGTTCTTTTTCACTCCCCTCGCCGGGGTTCTTTTCGCCTTTCCCTCACGGTACTGGTTCACTATCGGTCAGTCAGGAGTATTTAGCCTTGGAGGATGGTCCCCCCATATTCAGACAGGATACCACGTGTCCCGCCCTACTCATCGAGCTCACAATATGTGCATTTTTGTGTACGGGGCTGTCACCCTGTATCGCGCGCCTTTCCAGACGCTTCCACTAACACACACACTGATTCAGGCTCTGGGCTCCTCCCCGTTCGCTCGCCGCTACTGGGGGAATCTCGGTTGATTTCTTTTCCTCGGGGTACTTAGATGTTTCAGTTCCCCCGGTTCGCCTCATTAACCTATGGATTCAGTTAATGATAGTGTGACGAATCACACTGGGTTTCCCCATTCGGAAATCGCCGGTTATAACGGTTCATATCACCTTACCGACGCTTATCGCAGATTAGCACGTCCTTCATCGCCTCTGACTGCCAGGGCATCCACCGTGTACGCTTAGTCGCTTAACCTCACAACCCGAAGATGTTTCTTGCGATTCATCATCGTGTTGCGAAAATTTGAGAGACTCACGAACAACTTTCATTGTTCAGTGTTTCAATTTTCAGCTTGATCCAGATTTTTAAAGAGCAAAACTTCGCAGTGAACCTTTGCAGGTACACTCTGAAGTATTTTTTATTTAATCACTACAGAGATGGTGGAGCTATGCGGGATCGAACCGCAGACCTCCTGCGTGCAAAGCAGGCGCTCTCCCAGCTGAGCTATAGCCCCATAACATGTAGTTAAAACCTCTTCAAATTTGCGGTGCAAATTTGGTAGGCCTGAGTGGACTTGAACCACCGACCTCACCCTTATCAGGGGTGCGCTCTAACCACCTGAGCTACAAGCCTGTAGAGGTTTTACTGCTCATTTTCATCAGACAATCTGTGTGAGCACTGCAAAGCACAGTTCTTTAAGGTAAGGAGGTGATCCAACCGCAGGTTCCCCTACGGTTACCTTGTTACGACTTCACCCCAGTCATGAATCACAAAGTGGTAAGCGCCCTCCCGAAGGTTAAGCTACCTACTTCTTTTGCAACCCACTCCCATGGTGTGACGGGCGGTGTGTACAAGGCCCGGGAACGTATTCACCGTGGCATTCTGATCCACGATTACTAGCGATTCCGACTTCATGGAGTCGAGTTGCAGACTCCAATCCGGACTACGACGCACTTTATGAGGTCCGCTTGCTCTCGCGAGGTCGCTTCTCTTTGTATGCGCCATTGTAGCACGTGTGTAGCCCTGGTCGTAAGGGCCATGATGACTTGACGTCATCCCCACCTTCCTCCAGTTTATCACTGGCAGTCTCCTTTGAGTTCCCGGCCGGACCGCTGGCAACAAAGGATAAGGGTTGCGCTCGTTGCGGGACTTAACCCAACATTTCACAACACGAGCTGACGACAGCCATGCAGCACCTGTCTCACGGTTCCCGAAGGCACATTCTCATCTCTGAAAACTTCCGTGGATGTCAAGACCAGGTAAGGTTCTTCGCGTTGCATCGAATTAAACCACATGCTCCACCGCTTGTGCGGGCCCCCGTCAATTCATTTGAGTTTTAACCTTGCGGCCGTACTCCCCAGGCGGTCGACTTAACGCGTTAGCTCCGGAAGCCACGCCTCAAGGGCACAACCTCCAAGTCGACATCGTTTACGGCGTGGACTACCAGGGTATCTAATCCTGTTTGCTCCCCACGCTTTCGCACCTGAGCGTCAGTCTTCGTCCAGGGGGCCGCCTTCGCCACCGGTATTCCTCCAGATCTCTACGCATTTCACCGCTACACCTGGAATTCTACCCCCCTCTACGAGACTCAAGCTTGCCAGTATCAGATGCAGTTCCCAGGTTGAGCCCGGGGATTTCACATCTGACTTAACAAACCGCCTGCGTGCGCTTTACGCCCAGTAATTCCGATTAACGCTTGCACCCTCCGTATTACCGCGGCTGCTGGCACGGAGTTAGCCGGTGCTTCTTCTGCGGGTAACGTCAATGAGCAAAGGTATTAACTTTACTCCCTTCCTCCCCGCTGAAAGTACTTTACAACCCGAAGGCCTTCTTCATACACGCGGCATGGCTGCATCAGGCTTGCGCCCATTGTGCAATATTCCCCACTGCTGCCTCCCGTAGGAGTCTGGACCGTGTCTCAGTTCCAGTGTGGCTGGTCATCCTCTCAGACCAGCTAGGGATCGTCGCCTAGGTGAGCCGTTACCCCACCTACTAGCTAATCCCATCTGGGCACATCCGATGGCAAGAGGCCCGAAGGTCCCCCTCTTTGGTCTTGCGACGTTATGCGGTATTAGCTACCGTTTCCAGTAGTTATCCCCCTCCATCAGGCAGTTTCCCAGACATTACTCACCCGTCCGCCACTCGTCAGCGAATCAGCAAGCTGATCCCTGTTACCGTTCGACTTGCATGTGTTAGGCCTGCCGCCAGCGTTCAATCTGAGCCATGATCAAACTCTTCAATTTAAAAGTTTGATGCTCAAAGAATTAAACTTCGTAATGAATTACGTGTTCACTCTTGAGACTTGGTATTCATTTTTCGTCTTGCGACGTTAAGAATCCGTATCTTCGAGTGCCCACACAGATTGTCTGATAAATTGTTAAAGAGCAGTGCCGCTTCGCTTTTTCTCAGCGGCGCGGGGTGTGCATAATACGCTTTCCCGCTACAGAGTCAAGCATTTTTTTGCTTTTCTCTGCCGAGATTCTCAGGAGAACCTCGCTGACCCGGCGGCGTGTATGCCGTTGTTCCGTGTCAGTGGTGGCGCATTATAGGGAGTTATTCCGGCCTGACAAGAGGAAATTTAAAATAATTTTCTGACCGCGCATTTTTTATTCTTTATGCTTATTTCAGCGTCGGTTTGTCGGTTAAATGGGCGATTTCTCGGGCGAAATTCGCCACCTGCTCCCAATCGGTATAGACAACTTCTTTGCGCGTATCCGTTTCACCGCCTGACATCTTCATAATCAGCTTGATCATAAAGCGGTCGTACCAGCGGTAACGTGGATAACGTAGCGCCCCGGCAATGACGGCACAGCGATCGGGACGCCATTGTGAACTCATCAGAAACTTCCGCGCGTAGCTATTGGTCTGTGGAGTACGCTTCTCCGGTTTGCGCGCCACCAGGTTTACGGAGTAAAAAGCGCTCGGCATCGAGTTCAGCCGCGTCGCATGCTTTTTGACAAATTCCTGGAACGCAGAATGGTAGTGACCGTAGCGAATAGAAGCGCCAATGACCACACGGTCGTAGTTTTCCCACTGTGGTTCTTCAATGCGGTGCACATTGGCGACATCCGCCTGGATCCCCAGTTCTTTCAGTTCCGAAGCCAGGTAGGAGGCAATCTCGCGCGTTTGTCCGTCCCTTGTTGAGAAAAGAATTAATGTTTTCACGTATTACTCCATCATTCACGCCAGAAAGTCGGGGTAAAGAGCACCAGCAATGTAAAGACCTCGAGACGACCAAACAGCATATTGGCAATCAGGATCCATTTAGCCACCGGGTTCATACTGGTAAAGTTATCAGCAACCACGCCAAGCCCTGGCCCCAGGTTATTCAATGTCGCAACAACCGAGGCAAAGGCAGAAAAGTCATCCACGCCCGTGGCGATAATCGCCAGCATACTGACAATAAACACCAATGCATAGGCGGAGAAAAATCCCCAAACGGCTTCGAGGATACGTTCCGGCAGTGCGCGATTCCCCAGCTTAATGCTATACACGGCGTTCGGGTGCACCAGTCGTTTCAGCTCACGGTTCCCCTGCTTAAACAGCAGCAGAATGCGGATCACTTTCAGGCCACCGCCCGTAGACCCGGCGCAACCGCCAATAAATGCTGAACATAAAAGCAGTACCGGCAAAAAGAGCGGCCAGCGGGCAATGCTATCTGTCGTAAATCCGGCGGTCGTCGCCATCGACACCACCTGAAAAAACGCCTGGTTAATTGTCATCAGCGCCGAACTGTAGACATTATGAAACCACAGCACGAGGGTACAAA
Coding sequences:
- a CDS encoding YihD family protein, which codes for MKCKRLNEVIELLQPAWQKEPDLNLLQFLQKLAKESGFDGELADLTDDILIYHLKMRDSAKDAVIPGLQKDYEEDFKTALLRARGVIKE
- the dsbA gene encoding thiol:disulfide interchange protein DsbA; the protein is MKKIWLALAGLVLAFSASAAQYEDGKQYTTLEKPVAGAPQVLEFFSFFCPHCYQFEEVLHISENVKKKLPEGVKMTKYHVNFMGGDLGKELTQAWAVAMALGVEDKVTVPLFEGVQKTQTIRSASDIRDVFINAGIKGEEYDAAWNSFVVKSLVAQQEKAAADVQLRGVPAMFVNGKYQLNPQGMDTSNMDVFVQQYADTVKYLSEKK
- the srkA gene encoding stress response kinase SrkA; the protein is MNNSAFTFQTLHPDTIMDALFEHGIRVDSGLTPLNSYENRVYQFQDEERRRFVVKFYRPERWTADQILEEHQFALQLVNDEVPVAAPVAFNGQTLLNHLGFYFAVFPSVGGRQFEADNIDQMEAVGRYLGRMHQTGRKQLFIHRPTIGLNEYLIEPRKLFEDATLIPSGLKAAFLKATDELIAAVTAHWREDFTVLRLHGDCHAGNILWRDGPMFVDLDDARNGPAIQDLWMLLNGDKAEQRMQLETIIEAYEEFSEFDIAEIGLIEPLRAMRLVYYLAWLMRRWADPAFPKNFPWLTGEDYWLRQTATFIEQAKVLQEPPLQLTPMY
- the mobA gene encoding molybdenum cofactor guanylyltransferase MobA, producing MTTITGVVLAGGKARRMGGVDKGLLELNGKPLWQHVADALMTQLSHVVVNANRHQEIYQASGLKVIEDSLADYPGPLAGMLSVMQQEPGEWFLFCPCDTPYIPPDLAARLNHQRKDAPVVWVHDGERDHPTIALVNRAIEPLLLEYLQAGERRVMAFMRLAGGHAVDFSDHKDAFVNVNTPEELARWQEKR
- the hemG gene encoding menaquinone-dependent protoporphyrinogen IX dehydrogenase, whose amino-acid sequence is MKTLILFSTRDGQTREIASYLASELKELGIQADVANVHRIEEPQWENYDRVVIGASIRYGHYHSAFQEFVKKHATRLNSMPSAFYSVNLVARKPEKRTPQTNSYARKFLMSSQWRPDRCAVIAGALRYPRYRWYDRFMIKLIMKMSGGETDTRKEVVYTDWEQVANFAREIAHLTDKPTLK
- the mobB gene encoding molybdopterin-guanine dinucleotide biosynthesis protein MobB, with the protein product MAGKTMIPLLAFAAWSGTGKTTLLKKLIPALCARGIRPGLIKHTHHDMDVDKPGKDSYELRKAGAAQTIVASQQRWALMTETPDEEELDLHFLASRMDTSKLDLILVEGFKHEEIAKIVLFRDGAGHRPEELVIDRHVIAVASDVPLNLDVALLDINDVEGLADFVVEWMQNQDG